CCATCTCGTCCAACTTCATGGTGATGTAGACGATGGTCTCCTTCAGGGAGGGGATGAGCACGTGCTCCAGGGCGTTCACCCGCCTCCGGGTGCGCTCTATCTCCTGGGCCAGCAGGCTTACGTTGTTCTCCATCTCCGCCAGCCTCACCAGGTCGGGGGTGAGGTCCCGGTAGTTGAGGAGGGCCGCGTCCAGGGAGAAGGGGGTGGAGATGAGGCTGTAGCAGTCGAACTCGCCCTCCATGCGCACCTCGAAATGGGGAACGCGCACCCCCATGATGTTGGCCTGCTCCACCTCCACCTCCAGGCTCATGGTGGGGACGGAGAGGGACTCCTCCACCTCCTCGGTGATCACCTCGGAGCGGGCGATGGCGAAGATGAGATGCGCGTCGGCCAGGCGGGCCTCCACCTCGCGGCGCAGTTCCCGGCTCTCCTGCACCAGGGCCAGAAACTGCTTCATGAGCTCGTCCAGCTTGTCCTTGAGCAGCTTGTGGCCCCGCTCCGCGATGGCCGCGCGCTTGCGCAGCTTCAGGAGCTCCATGCGGTTGGGGTTCACCTGGATACGAGCCATATCCCGCTCCTCTTAACCGGCAACCCGATCCCTCACCGGCTCAACCGGTATTTTCCATATATTTCCTTATATGCTCCTCCTTGACCCGCTTCAGCTCGGCGCGGGGCAGGATGCGCAGCAGGTCCCAGCCTATGGTGAGGGTCTCCTCAATGCTGCGGTCCTCGTACTCGCCCTGGCGGATAAAGCGGTCCTCGAAGGCCTCGCTGAACTGCACGAAGAGCCTGTCCTCCTCGGAGAGGGCGGCTTCCCCCAAGATGACCGCCAACTCCTTGGCCTCCTTGCCCCTGGCGTAGGCCGAGAAGAGCTGGTTGGAGAGGGGCGAGTGATCCTCGCGGGTCTTGCCCGGACCGATGCCCTTTTCCTTGAGGCGGGAGAGGGAGGGCAGGACGTCGATGGGCGGGTAGATGCCCCTCCGGTGCAGGTCCCGGGAGAGGATGATCTGACCCTCGGTGATGTAGCCGGTGAGGTCGGGTATGGGATGGGTCTTGTCGTCGTCGGGCATGGAGAGCACCGGGATCTGGGTGATGGAACCCTTGGCATCCTTGATCCTCCCTGCCCGCTCGTAGATGGTGGCCAGGTCGGTGTAGAGGTACCCGGGGTATCCCCTCCGCCCGGGGACCTCCTTGCGGGCGGCGGAGATCTCCCGCAGGGCCTCGCAGTAGTAGGTCATGTCGATGAGGATGACCAGGACGTGCATGTCCAGGTCGAAGGCCAGGTACTCGGCGGCGGTGAGGGCCATGCGCGGGGTGGCGATGCGCTCGATGGCCGGGTCATCGGCCAGGTTGATGAAGAGCACCGCCCGCTCGATGGCCGCCGTGGAGCGGAACTCCTGGATGAAGAACTCCGCCTCCTCGAAGGTGATGCCCATGGCGGCGAAGACCACGGCGAACTCCTCCTCCGCCCCCAGCACGCCCGCCTGGCGGGCGATCTGGGCGGCGAGGCGGGAGTGGGGGAGTCCGGCGCCGGAGAAGATGGGGAGCTTCTGCCCCCGCACCAAGGGATTCAGGCCGTCAATGGCCGAGATGCCGGTCTGGATAAAGTCGGTGGGGAAGTCCCGGGCGTAAGGGTTGATGGGGTTGCCGTTGATGTCCAGCCTCTTGTCCGGGATGATGCGCGGACCGTTGTCGATGGGACGCCCCAGGCCGTCGAAGACTCGGCCCAGGATGTCCCGGGAGACCGGGAGCTCCAGGCCGCGCCCGGTGAAGCGCACCTTGGTCTGGCGGATGTTCAGGCCGCTGGTGGCCTCGAAGGACTGCAAAAGGACCAGGTCCTCCTCCACCTCCAGGACGTTTCCCAGCCCCACGGAACCGTCCGGGAACTCCACCTCCACCAGCTCGTTGTACTTGGCCCCCTCCACTCCCTCCAGGAGGATGAGGGGTCCCACTATCTCCTTGACCGTCAAGTACTCCTTGAGCATCTTCTCCGTCTCCTTCCCCACTGGATACTCACCGTCCCGGGGACCGCCGCCGTCCCACGATCCCCCGGCCCGTCCTGCGATCACCCAATATCTGTCAAGGGGGCTCTTCCACGGGACGACCGGACCGTCCCCTGCCCTTCAGGCCCTCACCTCCGAGACCTGCCCGGCCAGCTGCTCGGCCACCTTCTCCTCCAGGCGGTCGAACCTCTCCAGCTCCTCCTCAGGGATGAACTTGGCCCGGGCGATCTCCTCCTGGACGGGGAGGTCGATAAGTTCCTCGATGGGCCTCCCCTTCTCCAGCTCCCGGGTGGCCAGGTGGTGGTAGGTCATGATCAGCCTGAGGAGCCGGTACTGCTTGCGCAGCGAGGTGAAGGCGTCTGCATCGTCGAAGGCGTTCTGCTGCAGGAAGTCCTCGCGCAGGGACTTGGCCGTCTCCATTATCAGGCGCTCCTGGTCGGAGAGGGCCTCGATGCCGATGAGGCGCACAACCTCCTGGAGCTCCGCCTCCCTCTGCAGGATGCCCATGGCCTCCTCGCGCAGCTCCGCGTAGGCCGGCTCCACCTCCTGCCTCCAGTAGTCCTCCACCTTGTCCAGGTAGAGGCTGTAGCTGTTCAGCCAGTTGATGGCCGGGAAGTGGCGGGCGAAGGCCAGCCGGTCCTCCAGCCCCCAGAAGACCTTGACCACGCGCAGGGTGGCCTGGGTCACCGGCTCTGAGAGGTCGCCTCCTGGAGGGGACACCGAGCCTATGGCGCTCACCGAGCCCTCCCGGCGGTCCTTCCCCAGGCACACCACCCTCCCGGCCCGCTCGTAGAAGGCGGCCAGCCGGGTGCCCAGGTAGGCGGGATATCCCTCCTCGCCGGGCATCTCCTCCAGCCGACCCGAGATCTCGCGCATGGCCTCCGCCCAGCGGGAGGTGGAGTCCGCCTGTAGGGCCACGTGGTACCCCATGTCCCGGTAGTACTCGGCGATGGTTATCCCCGTGTACACCGAGGCCTCCCGGGCGGCCACCGGCATGTTGGAGGTGTTGGCGATGAGTACCGTGCGCAGCATGAGGGACTCGCCGCTGTAGGGGTCGGTGAGCTCGGGGAACTCGAGGAGGACGTCGGTCATCTCGTTCCCGCGCTCCCCGCAGCCCACGAAGACCACGATCTGGGCGTTGGCCCACTTGGCGATGGCGTGCTGGAGGACGGTCTTCCCCGAACCGAAGGGGCCGGGCACGCAGGCCGTCCCCCCCTTGGAGATGGGGAAGAAGGTATCCACGATGCGCTGCCCGGTGACCAGCGGCTCGTAGGGGGTCAGCTTCTCCGCGTACATGCGGGGCCGGCGGACCGGCCAGCGCTGCATCATGGTCACCGGGACCTCTCCCCGGGGAGTCTCCACCACGGCCACCACGTCCTCCACGGTGAACTCCCCCTCTTTGATCTCGGAGACCTTTCCCTCCACCCCCACCGGCACCATGATGCGGTGGGTGATGACCTTGGTCTCCGGGACGGTGCCCAGGATGTCCCCGGGGCCCACCTCGTCCCCCACCTTTACCGCCGGGGTGAAGGCCCACCGGCGTTCCCGGGAAAGCCCGGGCTCCTCCACCCCGCGGGTGACGTAGTTACCGTACTTGGCCCGGATGACGTCCAGGGGACGCTGCACGCCATCGTATATGGAGGTGAGCAGGCCCGGTCCCAGCTCCACGCTGAGGGGCTCGCCCGTGGATATGACCTCGTCCCCCGGCCCCAGGCCCGCCGTCTCCTCGTAGACCTGGATGGAGGCCAGGTTGCCCCGCAGCTCGATGATCTCCCCCATCAGCCGCTCCCTGCCCACCTTGACCAGGTCGTACATCTTGGGATCGGGCAGGTCCCTGGCCACCACCAGGGGACCGGAAACCTTGACCACTACTCCCGCTTCCATCTGATCCATCCCCTCTTTTTGACTTATCTCGCGATCCCTCACACACCGGTTCCGAATCTATTTCCAGCTTATTCCAATCACGTCATCTCTCCAGGTCGGCGCCCACCGCCTTGATGATCCGCTCCCGTAACCTGGCCGCGGCCATCTCCCGGGTCCCGGTGACCGCCGGAATCACCAGCACCACCGGCAACCCGCCATGGGGCGGGAACCCGGGTACCTCCCGGTGCAGCACCTCGAAGACCGGCTCGGTGACCATGATCACCGCGTAACGTTCCAGGTCCAGCTCTCCCCAGATGTGGGGACCGTCCTCGGGAAGAGAAGCGATGAAGGTCTCCACCCCCAGGGCCCGGAATCCCAGGGTGGAGGTTCGACCCCCGATCATGGCCACTTTCTTCCTGGTCGTCATCCGCTTCTTCTCTCCTTCCCATACCTTAGCCGCCTCCCGCCCTGTATTGCCACTTCTCTCCTCTCCCTACTCCAAGTAGGGCTTGCGGAGCATCCTCTCGATGGCCTCTGGGGCCAGGTTGTGGAGCTTGCCCATGAGGATCATGCGCACCATGGTCACCTCGTTCTCCCGGGCCCGCACGAAGGCGAATACCGGCTCCACGCCCACCGAGATGCGCCGGCTGGCCCGCAGCATGTCCATGATATAGTCGTCGCTGCGGCGGTCGAAGTCGCTCAGGCTTGGCTTTTCTTCCTCCTCTCCCAGGAGCTCCAGGAGGCGGGAGGAATAGCGGGTCTGCTCCAGCTTGCGCATCATCACCTCGTCGGTGTCGCCGTAGAGGTCCAGAAGGTGAGGGAGGGGGATGAAGCCCCCCTCCACCAGGGACCTCTGCACCGCCTCCCGGTCCTTCCCCAGCCGCCTCGCCCGCAGAAGGGCCTTGAGGTTGGCGAAGTCGATGCTCGTGCGGGCGAACTCCACCAGGAACTCGCTCCCCTCCCGCCGGGCGAGGAACAGGCGGTAGCGCAGGTAGTGGCGGTCGATGATGGTCTCCGCCTCCTGCGGGGAGGGCTCTCTCTCCATCACCTCCACCACCACTTCCTTGTATGGTGAGGGGAGCTCCAGGGGGTTCTCCACCCCCCGCCTCAGGACCTCGACGTCCATCCTCCCCAGCCGGGGCAGGAGTGCTTCCTCCCCTGTCCCCCCAAGGCGCGCCTTGAGCAACACCTTGAGGTTGTGGAAGTCGTACCGGCAGTGGAAGAACTCGAAGAGCACCGAGTCCTTGGGGAGGGCTTCCCGCAGGAACTCGTAGACGTCGTGCAGGTAGTTGATGAGCCCGTCATCCACCTCCCGGGCCGTGGAAGCCCCGGCCAGGTAGTCCCCCATCTCCACCTCCTCCAGGATGTGCAGGGCCTCCTGGAAATCGGCCTCCACCAACCTGCCCAGGTGGTGGGAGACAAGAAGTTTCTTCTCCTGAGCCCTAACCCTCCCCACCGCATGACCGTAACGAAGCACGTCATGGAAAGGTTTGAATACCGGCCGCCGTACCTGAAAACGGGCGAGAGGCTTTTCCGCCTCCTCAAGAGTGTATTCCAAGGGTTTCCTCTTCCAACGAGGCCTCTTTCCCAAACTCAGTTTACCGGACATAACCATGCTCTACTTGCCTTCTCCCGGGCCGAAAAGAAGACGAATGATAATCTCCTCGTTCTCCTCCCACACCCTCTGCAACAATGCATCCACCGAAAGATTGACCTCGAGTCCCTCGCCGCGCAGAATCACCCCGCGGTCGAAGGTTAC
The genomic region above belongs to Actinomycetota bacterium and contains:
- a CDS encoding V-type ATP synthase subunit D, giving the protein MARIQVNPNRMELLKLRKRAAIAERGHKLLKDKLDELMKQFLALVQESRELRREVEARLADAHLIFAIARSEVITEEVEESLSVPTMSLEVEVEQANIMGVRVPHFEVRMEGEFDCYSLISTPFSLDAALLNYRDLTPDLVRLAEMENNVSLLAQEIERTRRRVNALEHVLIPSLKETIVYITMKLDEMERSYRTQLMKIKSMQEEAASR
- a CDS encoding V-type ATP synthase subunit B, encoding MLKEYLTVKEIVGPLILLEGVEGAKYNELVEVEFPDGSVGLGNVLEVEEDLVLLQSFEATSGLNIRQTKVRFTGRGLELPVSRDILGRVFDGLGRPIDNGPRIIPDKRLDINGNPINPYARDFPTDFIQTGISAIDGLNPLVRGQKLPIFSGAGLPHSRLAAQIARQAGVLGAEEEFAVVFAAMGITFEEAEFFIQEFRSTAAIERAVLFINLADDPAIERIATPRMALTAAEYLAFDLDMHVLVILIDMTYYCEALREISAARKEVPGRRGYPGYLYTDLATIYERAGRIKDAKGSITQIPVLSMPDDDKTHPIPDLTGYITEGQIILSRDLHRRGIYPPIDVLPSLSRLKEKGIGPGKTREDHSPLSNQLFSAYARGKEAKELAVILGEAALSEEDRLFVQFSEAFEDRFIRQGEYEDRSIEETLTIGWDLLRILPRAELKRVKEEHIRKYMENTG
- a CDS encoding V-type ATP synthase subunit A; its protein translation is MEAGVVVKVSGPLVVARDLPDPKMYDLVKVGRERLMGEIIELRGNLASIQVYEETAGLGPGDEVISTGEPLSVELGPGLLTSIYDGVQRPLDVIRAKYGNYVTRGVEEPGLSRERRWAFTPAVKVGDEVGPGDILGTVPETKVITHRIMVPVGVEGKVSEIKEGEFTVEDVVAVVETPRGEVPVTMMQRWPVRRPRMYAEKLTPYEPLVTGQRIVDTFFPISKGGTACVPGPFGSGKTVLQHAIAKWANAQIVVFVGCGERGNEMTDVLLEFPELTDPYSGESLMLRTVLIANTSNMPVAAREASVYTGITIAEYYRDMGYHVALQADSTSRWAEAMREISGRLEEMPGEEGYPAYLGTRLAAFYERAGRVVCLGKDRREGSVSAIGSVSPPGGDLSEPVTQATLRVVKVFWGLEDRLAFARHFPAINWLNSYSLYLDKVEDYWRQEVEPAYAELREEAMGILQREAELQEVVRLIGIEALSDQERLIMETAKSLREDFLQQNAFDDADAFTSLRKQYRLLRLIMTYHHLATRELEKGRPIEELIDLPVQEEIARAKFIPEEELERFDRLEEKVAEQLAGQVSEVRA
- a CDS encoding V-type ATP synthase subunit F produces the protein MTTRKKVAMIGGRTSTLGFRALGVETFIASLPEDGPHIWGELDLERYAVIMVTEPVFEVLHREVPGFPPHGGLPVVLVIPAVTGTREMAAARLRERIIKAVGADLER
- a CDS encoding V-type ATPase subunit → MGRVRAQEKKLLVSHHLGRLVEADFQEALHILEEVEMGDYLAGASTAREVDDGLINYLHDVYEFLREALPKDSVLFEFFHCRYDFHNLKVLLKARLGGTGEEALLPRLGRMDVEVLRRGVENPLELPSPYKEVVVEVMEREPSPQEAETIIDRHYLRYRLFLARREGSEFLVEFARTSIDFANLKALLRARRLGKDREAVQRSLVEGGFIPLPHLLDLYGDTDEVMMRKLEQTRYSSRLLELLGEEEEKPSLSDFDRRSDDYIMDMLRASRRISVGVEPVFAFVRARENEVTMVRMILMGKLHNLAPEAIERMLRKPYLE